In Streptococcus gallolyticus subsp. gallolyticus DSM 16831, the sequence GCTATCGATTTTTGTGCAAGTTCTAATTGCTTTTGAGTCATAACATCACGGTCGCGATAGGTTAAAAAGTCTATCTCGTTAAAACGTGAAGATAAAGCTAAAATTTGAGGAGCATGTTCTGATTTAAAAGCTCTAATTTGCATGATTAACCTCTTTCTGATTTGAAGTTTTATTGTCGTCAACATTCAGATAGGTAGAAAGTGGAGCATTGATGAGCCTTAGAAAATCGTCTTTAAATTCATCAGGTGGTGTGGGATTTTCTTGGATAATCCAATTTTTGATAATGACCATGGTCTGTTCGACGATTAATTGGGTTAAAACATCGTCTGGTAAGTGGAATTTCTCACTTTGTGGATGGACGTTTTCCATGCCCCATTTGGTATAAGTAGAGACAATAAATTGCTCAAAAGAAGAGTCAATCGCAGAAGTGTATAGACAAGTAATCCACGTTCTTCCCTCGTAAATGACAGGAAGGACATTATCAGCCACGTAGTTAAATGGGTTGCCGTCTGTCGTCATATCATAATCACTATAAACTTGATGAATCTGCTTATCAATCAGAGTATGTACGTAATCGATAATCTCTTGAAGACTTCGAAAATGTTTCCGATATATAGCTTGACGCGTCAGGCCAGCTTGGCGAGCAATTTCTGACATGGTAAAAGTAGTTTTTTCGGGATTGTTTATAGCCAACTCAAAGAAAGCATTGATAATTCTTTCACGGGTGCACTTTGCCATAGAAACTCCTTTAAATGATGAATAAAACGTTTGCATAAATTATAACTTAGAACTTAAAGATAATCAAATTAAAATAAAGATAAAAAAATAAATTTACACTGTGTAAATTTATAATTCTTTTCATTTTTTAATTTGTATATTAAAATTATTTTGTATATATTTTAAGGTTATTTTAAGGAGGAGACAAATGGCTAAGCTAAGGAAGATACTCATTGCCCTACTATTACTTTGTAGTAGTATTTTCTCTGCTAGAGTAGCATTTGCTGATACCGTAGATATTACTGTTAGTAATACTTCGCTATCTACGAATGCCATTAATGGAGGAACTTCTACGGAATTTTCGTTTGACTTTGCAGTGCCAAATTCAGCAAAATCTGGAGATACAACGGTTATTTCATTACCAGATGAATTAAATTTTCAACGCAATCAAACATTTAACGTTTATGCTTCAGATGGTACAACAGTGGTAGCAACTGCGGTCATTGATACCACAACTAAAACATTGACATTAACTTATACGGATTATGTTGATACGCATGATGATGTTACAGGACATCTCTCAATGAATGTTGTTGTGGATAGAACAGTTGTAACAGAGGCGACAACAGTACCAGCAACAGTAACGATAAATGGAACAACGACTATTACGATTAGTAGTGGTGGTATTAATTATACTGTTAGTACCGGTGATAGCGATGATATTGACTTTTGGAAATATGGAGTCAGTTATAGTGATGACGAAGTCATGTACTTGATTAATGTCAATACATCTGCAGCTACTGTATCTAATGTCGTTATTTCTGATACGATTAATTCTGCTGGATTGGAATATGTAGATGGAAGTTTTGAAATATTTGAAGGGACTTGGTATAAAAATGCTCAAAATTATTGGGCGCTAGGTGGTTCAACGAATGTTACTAGCAATTATAATATTGAGCTTTCTGCTGATAATACCTCTTTTTCAATTAATCTTGGAACAATTTCTAAAGGGTATATGATTAGATATAGAGTTAAAGCTAACTATACTCTTATTAACGGTGAGCAACTTAGTAATTCGGCGACTTATTATTCTGAAAATACTGCACTAAATAATGCTGATAATACTTTTACGTATCAAGGGGCTTCTGGCACAGCGAGCGGTTATAACTATAGTTTAACCGTTCAAAAAGTGAATGAAGCTGGCGAAGCGCTTGCTGGAGCTGAGTTTACAGTAACACGTGAATCAACTGGACAAGTTGTTGGGACTATTACGACTGGTTCAGATGGTACTGCGACAATCAGTGGATTGTTAAAAGATAATTATATTATCACAGAAACCAAAGCACCGACAGGTTATGCTATTGCAGACCCAGTTACAGCAGAAGCTGATAATTCAACGGTCACAGTAACCGATAAAAAAGCAACTGTTGAGGTGACGGGAACTAAAACATGGGATGACAACAATGACCAAGATGGTAAACGTCCAGATTCGATTATCGTTAACCTACTAGCCAATGGCACAGTCGTTGACACTAAGACAGTAACAGCGGATGACAATTGGACATATGCTTTCTCTGATTTAGAGCAATATGATGCTGATGGTAATGAAATTGCTTACACAGTTTCAGAGGAAATGGTAGATGGTTATACAACAGTTGTAGATGGCTATAATATTACGAATACCCATACCCCAGAAACAACAGAAGTTTCAGGCACGAAAACGTGGGCTGACAATGATGACCAAGATGGTAAACGTCCAGATTCGATTACCGTTAACCTTTTAGCTAATGGTACAGTTGTTGACACTAAGACAGTGACAGCCGACAGTAATTGGAGCTATGTATTTACCGATTTACCTAAATATGCTAACGGTAATGAAATCACTTATACGGTGACAGAAGATGCTGTAGCTGATTACACAACAACTTATGATGGTTACAATATCACTAACAGTTACACCCCGGGTGAAACAAGCATTACAGTCACAAAAGCTTGGGATGATAATAATGACCAAGATGGTATCCGTCCAGACGCTATCCAAGTGCAATTGTACGCAGACGGTGAAAAATCAGGTGACGCGATTACCTTGACAGCAGCTGAAAATTGGACCTATACATGGACAGGTCTTGCGGAAAAAGCAAACAAACAAGACATTACTTATACTGTTGAAGAAGTGTCAGCTGTAGATGGTTATGCAACAACTACAGGTGTGGTTGAAAACGGAAATGTTACGATTACAAATGTGCATAATCCAAG encodes:
- a CDS encoding TetR/AcrR family transcriptional regulator — translated: MAKCTRERIINAFFELAINNPEKTTFTMSEIARQAGLTRQAIYRKHFRSLQEIIDYVHTLIDKQIHQVYSDYDMTTDGNPFNYVADNVLPVIYEGRTWITCLYTSAIDSSFEQFIVSTYTKWGMENVHPQSEKFHLPDDVLTQLIVEQTMVIIKNWIIQENPTPPDEFKDDFLRLINAPLSTYLNVDDNKTSNQKEVNHAN
- a CDS encoding Cna B-type domain-containing protein, coding for MAKLRKILIALLLLCSSIFSARVAFADTVDITVSNTSLSTNAINGGTSTEFSFDFAVPNSAKSGDTTVISLPDELNFQRNQTFNVYASDGTTVVATAVIDTTTKTLTLTYTDYVDTHDDVTGHLSMNVVVDRTVVTEATTVPATVTINGTTTITISSGGINYTVSTGDSDDIDFWKYGVSYSDDEVMYLINVNTSAATVSNVVISDTINSAGLEYVDGSFEIFEGTWYKNAQNYWALGGSTNVTSNYNIELSADNTSFSINLGTISKGYMIRYRVKANYTLINGEQLSNSATYYSENTALNNADNTFTYQGASGTASGYNYSLTVQKVNEAGEALAGAEFTVTRESTGQVVGTITTGSDGTATISGLLKDNYIITETKAPTGYAIADPVTAEADNSTVTVTDKKATVEVTGTKTWDDNNDQDGKRPDSIIVNLLANGTVVDTKTVTADDNWTYAFSDLEQYDADGNEIAYTVSEEMVDGYTTVVDGYNITNTHTPETTEVSGTKTWADNDDQDGKRPDSITVNLLANGTVVDTKTVTADSNWSYVFTDLPKYANGNEITYTVTEDAVADYTTTYDGYNITNSYTPGETSITVTKAWDDNNDQDGIRPDAIQVQLYADGEKSGDAITLTAAENWTYTWTGLAEKANKQDITYTVEEVSAVDGYATTTGVVENGNVTITNVHNPSTTSLKVDKVWNDNDDQDGLRPTSVTINLLANGEVVDTVDVTPNADGDWTYTFTDLAEYSNGEKVTYTVEEVNTPEGYTSSVDGTTITNTHTPETTEVSGTKVWDDNNDQDGLRPDSIIINLLANGEVVASQTVTADNDWNYAFTDLPKYDNGNEIVYTVDEATTPDGYTSSVDGTTITNTHTPETTEVSGTKTWDDNDDQDGKRPDSITVNLLANGTVVDTKTVTADDNWSYSFTDLPKYDNGNEITYTVTEDTVADYTTTYDGYNITNSYTPGETSITVTKVWDDNNDQDGIRPDAIQVQLYANGEKSGDVITLTAADNWTYTWTGLAEKANKKTITYTVEEVSAVDGYTATVGEVENGNVTITNTHTPTTPETPSSDEPTTPSQSNKKSDKEQDKNIIAALLPSTGSRSGLGLTILGLVLVIALLAGLVYHKVKKA